One genomic region from Anopheles bellator chromosome 2, idAnoBellAS_SP24_06.2, whole genome shotgun sequence encodes:
- the LOC131207915 gene encoding uncharacterized protein LOC131207915 has product MGQADKPDASGRRQWRWQTSQTTQCWPPGLTLLLGLLLSASIVQTGPVIRSRRMIREIYVENSPAAPEGASVEASGDSGDGSPAADFVASDMCLHDGAYVERSAISCEKKHGCRAIQKTGECCADFQCECQRDGKTYANGEKLFDPNTPCRSCYCQGGEVTCSEVSCYKRNDCDPKYIPGRCCPEYDNCPPLEHFKLTESGGPKESAGVTSGQETNEVNGNHAAEPPLAASEATDLAAGHQKIQQPQTAQQQQQEASASSSTATPATTTTGPTAVTATAVSNDNPLGIKIKEITKPEEIRLTDNRPAPTPEPATSQSEELVNLEHLDVNVPDDDGGNGTKIVRHTPDGDSMRSEVEEPPKSTSAENRVESYESSTGGTVSESDEWLDVKEQSESSAWSTTPSAVASVSSTTPVPSPAPSTSDPTPDRNEDSDMKPAKPDNGLPAVVQIGDKLVIVDHNQPKPITVIQVEEVEGLQRGEDDNVYDQEMYTERSPAATETGRESSKKLNLHQPADSEQETLSTQADSSGSYETVWHGGSTELVGVSSSEEVYDTQLYTEGPEDAASNDTNTSKSGEQDTVSKEDFLHMNPSQEPAKIVKAEHTISSTTTSSSEGSSYGSSEEGSTSLADLSTSLSPDASGDGMIFETQFYTEGPGTSSEEVKWQGATEDPTANETATASASYPTRDPVPVADELVTHGKTYIEDDEHDLIQPGFQPIPEDFSLAQHDQPSHDMMIPDEIEHGSGSKQEKILSEVLELTRKNATTTDRPDEAVEPAEEGSPAVAESGSIEETSNSPAWLKEDPKPQSRAPGEPLLVPEWERSNTTSGNSSSSASEEQELESGSGEHQSGAVLKVGSEEEGSGEESSTTEMVATSAAPLKAEGHSEREQDDEEQDKLEVGSASARSAQDIDSVPPMATTADEQSDSVKHNPKNDVESLKYDENENDATADEAIPKKVQQLEVSVLEAFRGLPSPALTSV; this is encoded by the exons CAAGTGACATGTGTCTGCACGATGGCGCGTACGTCGAGCGGTCGGCGATTTCGTGCGAAAAGAAGCACGGCTGCCGAGCGATCCAGAAGACTGGCGAGTGCTGTGCAGACTTTCAGTGCG AGTGTCAACGCGATGGCAAAACGTACGCAAATGGCGAGAAGCTTTTCGATCCGAACACACCGTGCCGGTCCTGTTACTGTCAGG GCGGCGAGGTGACGTGCAGTGAGGTGAGCTGCTACAAGCGGAACGATTGCGACCCAAAGTACATCCCCGGCCGGTGCTGCCCGGAGTACGACAACTGTCCACCCCTGG AGCACTTCAAGCTGACGGAATCCGGTGGCCCTAAAGAGAGCGCTGGCGTCACCAGCGGTCAGGAAACGAACGAAGTGAACGGAAACCACGCCGCCGAGCCACCGCTCGCTGCCTCGGAGGCCACTGACCTGGCTGCGGGACATCAAAAGATCCAGCAACCCCAgacggcgcagcagcagcaacaagaagcGTCTGCGAGCTCCAGCACCGCAaccccggcgacgacgacgaccggtcCGACGGCGGTGACCGCGACGGCAGTGTCGAACGATAATCCGCTCGGTATCAAGATCAAAGAAATCACCAAACCGGAAGAGATCCGCTTGACCGACAACCGCCCGGCACCGACGCCGGAACCGGCGACCTCGCAGAGCGAAGAGCTGGTCAACCTGGAGCATCTGGACGTGAACGTACCGGACGATGATGGGGGCAATGGCACGAAAATCGTGCGCCACACCCCGGACGGGGACAGTATGCGGTCGGAGGTGGAAGAACCGCCCAAGTCTACGTCGGCCGAGAACCGGGTGGAATCGTACGAATCGTCCACCGGCGGAACCGTCTCCGAATCGGACGAGTGGCTCGACGTGAAGGAGCAGTCCGAGTCTTCCGCCTGGTCCACGAccccttcggcggtggccagtgtcTCATCGACCACCCCCGTGCCATCACCGGCTCCGTCCACGAGTGACCCGACACCGGATCGGAACGAAGACAGTGACATGAAGCCGGCGAAACCGGACAACGGTTTGCCGGCCGTGGTGCAAATCGGCGACAAGCTCGTGATCGTCGATCacaaccaaccgaaaccgatcaccGTCATACAGGTGGAGGAGGTGGAAGGGTTGCAGCGTGGCGAGGACGACAACGTGTACGATCAGGAGATGTACACCGAGCGGTCACCGGCAGCGACCGAAACCGGGCGGGAATCGTCGAAGAAGCTGAACCTTCACCAGCCGGCCGACTCGGAACAGGAAACACTTTCAACGCAAGCCGACTCCAGCGGGTCGTACGAAACGGTCTGGCACGGTGGATCCACCGAGCTGGTCGGTGTGTCATCATCGGAGGAGGTGTACGATACCCAGCTCTACACCGAGGGCCCCGAGGATGCGGCCAGCAACGACACGAACACGTCAAAGTCAGGCGAGCAAGACACGGTCAGCAAGGAAGACTTTTTGCACATGAACCCATCACAGGAACCGGCCAAGATCGTGAAGGCAGAGCATACCAtctcctccaccaccaccagcagcagcgaaggaTCTTCGTACGGTAGCTCCGAGGAGGGAAGCACCAGCCTGGCGGACCTGTCGACCTCCCTCAGCCCGGACGCTTCCGGAGACGGTATGATCTTCGAGACCCAGTTCTACACCGAAGGCCCCGGCACGTCCTCGGAGGAGGTGAAATGGCAAGGCGCAACCGAGGACCCaacggcgaacgaaacggcaaCCGCCAGCGCCTCGTACCCCACGCGCGATCCGGTCCCCGTGGCCGATGAGCTGGTGACGCACGGGAAGACCTAcatcgaggacgacgagcaCGATCTCATCCAGCCCGGTTTCCAGCCGATCCCGGAGGACTTTAGTCTGGCGCAGCATGACCAACCATCGCACGACATGATGATACCCGACGAGATCGAACACGGATCGGGCAGCAAACAGGAGAAGATCCTCTCGGAAGTGTTGGAGCTTACGCGGAAGAACGCGACGACGACTGACCGGCCCGACGAAGCTGTCGAACCGGCGGAGGAAGGATCACCGGCGGTGGCAGAAAGTGGCAGCATCGAGGAAACGTCAAACTCACCGGCGTGGCTGAAGGAGGACCCGAAACCACAGTCAAGGGCCCCGGGTGAACCGCTCCTGGTGCCCGAATGGGAACGCTCGAATACTACCTCCGGCAATAGTTCGTCATCCGCCTCCGAGGAACAGGAACTCGAGTCCGGTTCCGGAGAGCACCAGTCCGGGGCGGTTCTGAAAGTTGGTTCGGAAGAGGAAGGCTCGGGAGAGGAAAGTAGTACCACGGAGATGGTGGCTACCTCAGCTGCCCCGCTCAAGGCGGAAGGTCATTCCGAGCGGGAACAGGATGACGAGGAGCAGGACAAGCTGGAGGTtggttcggcttcggcacgGTCAGCCCAGGACATTGATTCGGTCCCGCCGATGGCCACGACGGCGGACGAGCAGTCGGACAGCGTGAAGCACAACCCAAAGAATGACGTCGAGAGCTTGAAGTacgacgagaacgagaacgatGCCACGGCCGACGAAGCGATACCGAAGAAGGTCCAGCAGCTGGAGGTGAGCGTGCTGGAAGCGTTCCGTGGCCTGCCGTCTCCCGCGCTGACCAGTGTCTGA
- the LOC131210373 gene encoding uncharacterized protein LOC131210373 isoform X1, translating into MKVAICLLAVLGLALAAPQRDGGALTDEAIRQAQSQQLIPLDAQIQGVQQGIQVAALESIPGTQRVDLFQLLGDQVPREVISNLQSQVDQVGHN; encoded by the coding sequence ATGAAGGTCGCAATCTGCCTGTTGGCCGTCCTCGGCCTGGCGCTGGCCGCTCCGCAGCGCGATGGTGGTGCCCTCACCGACGAAGCCATCCGGCAGGCCCAGTCCCAACAGCTGATCCCGCTCGACGCCCAGATCCAGGGCGTGCAGCAAGGAATCCAGGTGGCCGCCCTCGAATCGATCCCCGGCACCCAGCGCGTCGATCTGTTCCAACTGCTTGGCGACCAGGTTCCACGTGAAGTCATTTCGAACCTCCAGTCACAGGTCGACCAAGTTGGCCACAACTAA
- the LOC131207914 gene encoding uncharacterized protein B0495.5 produces the protein MLLHSVARAQLANYLRSCTNLRKVTRPGAVGAPTVDCCSSPVHSHCLLAVPLSVQSLSGSSSQQQHPVTSTIGTSTQVRACSSQSTGPPKKGNMEAHSAGSSAPKFTNRLKQEKSPYLLQHAHNPVDWYPWGDEAIQRARAENKLIFLSVGYSTCHWCHVMERESFENEDVARIMNEHFINVKVDREERPDIDKLYMMFVLLINGSGGWPMSVWLTPDLAPVTGGTYFPPNDRWGMPGFTTVLTKLANKWSTDREDLVTTGRSVIEAIRRNVDQKHSSGGDEEQAGSKANETLEAKFRQAVNIYQRNYDPVWGGSLGAPKFPEASKLNLLFHLHVQEPKHKVLGVVLNTLDKMAAGGIHDHVFGGFARYSVDKKWHVPHFEKMLYDQGQLLSLYVNGYRLTRKPLYLTVADAIYRYLCKDLRHSEGGFYSGEDADSLPTKESTEKVEGAFYAWTYSEVKDTLGRGAEKFGDLGKVSAIDVYAEHYDIQETGNVEPASDPHGHLLGKNIPIVYGSVKETAEKCETTPEIVERVLRVANGLLHEVREQRPRPHLDTKIICAWNGLVLSGLSQLACIKDAPGRSEYLATAEKLVKFVRANLYDVQARKLLRSCYGGDEETLASERPIYGFIDDYAFLIRGLIDYYVASLDEHALHWAKELQDIQDELFWDQKHGAYFYSEANSPNVAVRLKEDHDGAEPCGNSVAAHNLLLLSDYFEEERLKEKARTLFAYFSQTTPFGYVLPEMMSAALLEEHGKTTLIVVGPESQDATVLVDAVRQFHIPGMIIVQLKVDQPAHIERRRKSLDNFKMVKNMPTAYICHNKVCHLPVTEADRLTEEFEPRYTFDYLEYEN, from the exons ATGTTGTTACATAGTGTCGCCAGAGCCCAGCTAGCGAACTATCTGCGTAGTTGCACGAACCTGCGGAAAGTTACGCGTCCCGGCGCTGTTGGGGCTCCGACCGTCGACTGCTGCTCGTCTCCGGTCCATTCTCATTGCTTGCTGGCGGTCCCTTTGTCAGTTCAGTCCCTCTCAGGCTCTTCttcgcagcaacagcatccggTGACGAGTACCATCGGCACTTCCACGCAAGTACG TGCCTGCTCGAGCCAATCCACAGGACCACCGAAGAAGGGAAACATGGAGGCACACTCGGCGGGATCGTCGGCACCAAAATTCACCAACCGATTGAAACAGGAAAAATCTCCGTACCTGCTGCAGCATGCGCACAATCCGGTCGATTGGTACCCGTGGGGGGACGAAGCGATTCAGCGGGCTCGGGCCGAAAATAAGCTCATCTTCCTGTCGGTCGGCTACAGCACCTGCCACTGGTGCCACGTGATGGAACGAGAATCATTCGAGAACGAGGATGTGGCACGCATCATGAACGAGCACTTTATCAACGTGAAGGTGGACCGTGAGGAGCGGCCTGACATTGACAAACTTTACATGATGTTCGTGCTGCTGATTAACGGATCTGGCGGGTGGCCGATGAGCGTGTGGCTTACGCCCGATCTAGCCCCCGTTACCGGTGGGACTTACTTTCCACCGAACGATCGCTGGGGTATGCCCGGCTTTACGACCGTGCTGACGAAGCTGGCGAACAAGTGGAGTACCGATCGGGAGGATCTCGTTACGACGGGTCGCTCCGTGATCGAGGCCATCCGTCGAAACGTTGATCAGAAGCATAGTAGCGGTGGCGATGAAGAGCAAGCGGGAAGCAAGGCGAATGAAACGCTCGAGGCAAAGTTTCGCCAAGCGGTCAACATCTACCAACGGAACTACGATCCCGTTTGGGGTGGTTCTCTCGGAGCCCCCAAGTTTCCCGAGGCATCCAAGCTCAATCTTCTCTTCCACCTGCACGTGCAGGAGCCAAAACATAAGGTGCTGGGTGTGGTGTTGAATACGCTCGATAAAATGGCCGCCGGAGGCATTCATGATCACGTGTTTGGCGGGTTCGCTCGTTATTCGGTCGATAAGAAGTGGCACGTGCCTCACTTTGAGAAGATGCTCTACGATCAGGGACAGCTGCTGTCGCTGTACGTTAACGGCTACCGGTTGACACGCAAACCGCTCTATCTAACGGTGGCAGATGCGATTTATCGGTACCTATGTAAAGACTTGCGCCATTCGGAGGGTGGCTTTTACAGCGGCGAAGACGCGGATTCCTTACCGACGAAGGAAAGCACGGAGAAGGTTGAAGGTGCGTTCTACGCGTGGACGTACTCCGAAGTGAAGGACACACTGGGGCGTGGAGCCGAGAAATTCGGTGACTTGGGAAAGGTCAGCGCAATTGATGTGTATGCTGAGCATTACGATATCCAGGAGACGGGCAATGTGGAACCGGCAAGCGATCCACACGGCCATCTGCTGGGCAAAAACATCCCGATTGTGTACGGATCGGTAAAAGAAACGGCAGAAAAGTGCGAGACCACTCCGGAGATCGTCGAGCGCGTTCTGCGTGTTGCCAACGGACTGCTGCACGAAGTTCGCGAACAGCGACCGAGGCCCCATCTCGACACGAAGATCATTTGCGCGTGGAATGGACTGGTGCTGTCTGGATTGTCACAGCTCGCCTGTATTAAGGATGCGCCCGGACGGAGTGAGTATTTGGCGACGGCCGAGAAGTTGGTAAAGTTTGTGCGCGCGAACCTGTACGATGTACAGGCGCGCAAATTGCTTCGATCGTGCTACGGCGGTGACGAGGAAACACTGGCATC AGAACGTCCTATTTATGGGTTCATCGATGACTATGCGTTTCTCATCAGGGGACTGATCGACTACTATGTGGCCTCTCTGGACGAGCACGCTTTGCACTGGGCGAAGGAACTGCAGGACATACAGGATGAACTGTTTTGGGACCAAAAACACGGTGCGTACTTCTATTCTGAGGCCAACTCACCGAACGTGGCCGTGCGTCTAAAGGAAG ATCATGATGGAGCGGAACCGTGCGGTAATAGTGTTGCGGCCCACAACCTGCTACTGCTCAGCGATTACTTCGAAGAGGAGCGTCTCAAGGAGAAGGCCCGCACGCTGTTCGCGTACTTCTCACAGACCACCCCGTTTGGGTACGTTCTTCCCGAGATGATGTCGGCCGCGTTGCTCGAGGAACACGGTAAAACCACACTGATTGTGGTGGGACCGGAGTCGCAGGATGCAACTGTACTCGTCGATGCCGTACGTCAGTTCCACATCCCGGGCATGATCATCGTACAGCTCAAGGTCGATCAACCGGCACATATCGAGCGGCGCCGCAAATCGCTCGACAACTTCAAGATGGTCAAGAACATGCCGACGGCGTACATCTGCCACAACAAAGTGTGCCATCTGCCAGTGACCGAAGCGGACCGGCTAACGGAGGAATTTGAACCGCGGTACACGTTCGATTACCTCGAGTACGAGAACTGA
- the LOC131210373 gene encoding uncharacterized protein LOC131210373 isoform X2 yields the protein MKVAICLFAVLAVALARPQNRDGGALTDEAIRQAQSQQLIPLDAQIQGVQQGIQVAALESIPGTQRVDLFQLLGDQVPREVISNLQSQVDQVGHN from the exons ATGAAAGTTGCCATCTGCCTGTTTGCCGTGCTGGCCGTTGCGCTGGCCCGGCCCCAAAAC CGCGATGGTGGTGCCCTCACCGACGAAGCCATCCGGCAGGCCCAGTCCCAACAGCTGATCCCGCTCGACGCCCAGATCCAGGGCGTGCAGCAAGGAATCCAGGTGGCCGCCCTCGAATCGATCCCCGGCACCCAGCGCGTCGATCTGTTCCAACTGCTTGGCGACCAGGTTCCACGTGAAGTCATTTCGAACCTCCAGTCACAGGTCGACCAAGTTGGCCACAACTAA